One Deltaproteobacteria bacterium genomic window carries:
- the thiC gene encoding phosphomethylpyrimidine synthase ThiC, whose translation MTLMRRARDGEITAEIKEAAISEGVSPEKLRELIAAGQAVVPKNAKHRNIRAVPVGAGLSVKVNANIGTSRDRADIDEELEKLDVAIQAGADAIMDLSTGGPIDDIRRMIVERSTVPVGTVPIYQAASEAFRLEKSFVELTVDEILAGIQKHAEDGVDFMTVHCGVTREALEKIKQKGRLLDIVSRGGALMAEWMEFNGKENPLFEHFDMLLDVAEEYDVTLSLGDGLRPGCISDATDLAQVQELITLGELTLRAWDRNVQVIIEGPGHVPVDQIEANVRLQKSLCHGAPFYVLGPLPTDIAPGYDHITAAIGGTIAAMAGADFLCYVTPSEHLRLPTIADVKEGVIAARIAAHIADVGRNLPGAREWDDKMARARKNLEWREQIMLSIDPDKADELRGSSLPKDEKVCTMCADLCAIKRSQKALHGEAKEQDK comes from the coding sequence ATGACGTTAATGAGAAGGGCCAGGGATGGCGAAATAACGGCCGAGATCAAAGAAGCGGCCATTTCAGAGGGTGTTAGCCCCGAAAAATTGAGAGAGCTCATCGCAGCGGGGCAGGCGGTGGTTCCAAAAAACGCCAAGCACAGAAACATCCGGGCCGTCCCGGTAGGGGCAGGCCTTTCGGTCAAGGTTAACGCGAACATCGGCACCTCAAGGGACAGGGCGGACATCGACGAGGAGCTGGAAAAACTGGATGTCGCCATCCAGGCAGGGGCCGACGCAATCATGGACCTCTCGACAGGAGGGCCGATAGACGACATACGGAGGATGATCGTAGAAAGGTCCACCGTGCCCGTCGGGACGGTTCCGATCTACCAGGCCGCATCGGAAGCATTCAGGCTTGAGAAGTCATTCGTGGAGCTCACCGTCGATGAGATCCTGGCGGGCATACAAAAGCATGCCGAAGACGGGGTCGACTTCATGACCGTCCACTGCGGCGTAACCAGGGAAGCGCTCGAAAAAATCAAGCAGAAGGGAAGGCTCCTGGACATCGTCTCGAGGGGCGGCGCCCTGATGGCTGAGTGGATGGAGTTCAACGGCAAGGAAAACCCCCTCTTCGAGCACTTCGACATGCTCCTGGACGTCGCGGAGGAATACGACGTCACCCTCAGCCTGGGAGACGGCCTGAGGCCCGGGTGCATATCGGACGCAACGGACCTGGCTCAGGTCCAGGAACTCATCACCCTCGGGGAGCTCACCCTCCGCGCCTGGGACCGGAACGTCCAGGTGATAATCGAAGGCCCCGGCCACGTTCCCGTCGACCAGATCGAGGCCAACGTGAGACTCCAGAAAAGTCTCTGCCACGGCGCCCCGTTCTACGTCCTCGGTCCGCTCCCGACGGATATCGCTCCCGGCTATGACCACATAACCGCCGCGATCGGGGGCACCATAGCCGCGATGGCCGGCGCGGACTTTCTCTGCTACGTCACTCCTTCGGAACACCTGAGGCTCCCCACCATCGCCGATGTGAAGGAGGGGGTCATCGCGGCGAGGATCGCCGCCCACATCGCCGACGTGGGGAGGAACCTGCCGGGGGCAAGAGAATGGGACGACAAGATGGCCAGGGCAAGGAAAAACCTGGAGTGGCGGGAACAGATAATGCTCTCCATCGACCCGGACAAGGCCGATGAGCTCCGGGGGTCATCCCTGCCAAAAGACGAGAAAGTCTGCACCATGTGCGCTGACCTCTGCGCGATAAAAAGAAGCCAGAAAGCCCTGCACGGGGAGGCGAAAGAACAGGACAAGTAG
- a CDS encoding YggS family pyridoxal phosphate-dependent enzyme encodes MGVISRNVSSVLERVEAAASKMGRTGDSVKVVAVSKTHDVEKIIAAAEAGIDTFGENYVKEAEMKIAAVGGDLNWHLVGHLQVNKAKKAVKLFDVIETVDSIRVAQVISTRALSIGKKLKVLVQVNIAEESSKWGVLRNDLVFLLEEISLLPGIEIAGLMAIPPYTEDMDEARSYFASLRQVQESINALNMEGVSLRELSMGMSHDYEVAIEEGATIIRVGTAIFGMRRT; translated from the coding sequence ATGGGGGTTATTTCCAGGAACGTATCGAGCGTCCTCGAAAGGGTCGAAGCGGCGGCATCGAAGATGGGCCGGACCGGTGACAGCGTCAAGGTGGTGGCTGTCTCGAAAACCCACGACGTGGAAAAGATAATAGCGGCGGCCGAAGCCGGGATTGACACTTTCGGGGAAAACTACGTGAAGGAAGCGGAGATGAAGATCGCGGCGGTCGGGGGTGACCTGAACTGGCACCTCGTCGGCCACCTGCAGGTGAACAAGGCGAAAAAAGCGGTGAAGCTCTTCGACGTGATAGAGACGGTGGACTCCATACGGGTGGCCCAGGTAATTTCGACGAGGGCCCTTTCGATCGGGAAAAAGCTGAAGGTCCTGGTTCAGGTCAACATCGCCGAGGAGTCGTCGAAGTGGGGGGTCCTGAGAAACGACCTGGTTTTCCTCCTCGAGGAGATCTCCCTCCTGCCGGGAATCGAAATTGCCGGCCTGATGGCCATACCCCCCTACACGGAGGACATGGACGAGGCGAGAAGTTACTTCGCTTCCCTCCGCCAGGTGCAGGAAAGCATCAACGCGCTGAACATGGAAGGGGTATCGCTCAGGGAGCTATCGATGGGCATGTCCCACGACTACGAAGTTGCGATAGAGGAGGGAGCAACTATAATAAGGGTGGGAACGGCTATATTCGGCATGCGGAGAACGTAA
- the maf gene encoding septum formation protein Maf has product MDDKYHVILASNSPRRKNLLSLLGFPFQVLPGGAEDGSGGDKSPRELVEHNSCVKARAVADSYPEKWVLGADTVVVHRDRVLGKPGDDTEALEMLLQLSGETHTVYTGVSLVNGKTGYRRTRHDATQVTFRDFSREEASAYISTGEPGDKAGAYGAQGAGSALIERIEGSHTNVVGLPLSLTVSMLKEAGVIEASSNRGTMYRLKNIL; this is encoded by the coding sequence ATGGACGATAAATATCACGTTATTCTCGCATCGAACTCTCCCCGAAGAAAAAACCTCCTGAGCCTGCTCGGGTTTCCCTTCCAGGTACTGCCGGGGGGTGCCGAGGACGGAAGCGGCGGGGACAAATCCCCCCGCGAGCTCGTCGAGCACAACTCCTGCGTGAAGGCGCGTGCCGTTGCGGACAGCTACCCCGAAAAATGGGTCCTGGGTGCCGACACGGTCGTGGTGCACAGGGACAGGGTGCTCGGAAAACCGGGAGACGATACGGAAGCACTGGAGATGCTCCTTCAACTCTCCGGAGAAACCCACACCGTCTACACGGGAGTCAGCCTGGTGAACGGCAAAACGGGGTACAGAAGAACACGGCACGATGCCACGCAGGTCACCTTCCGTGATTTTTCCCGCGAAGAGGCGAGCGCCTACATAAGCACCGGGGAACCCGGGGACAAGGCAGGCGCCTACGGGGCTCAGGGCGCGGGAAGCGCCCTGATCGAGAGGATCGAGGGCTCCCACACCAACGTCGTCGGCCTGCCCCTCTCCCTCACCGTCAGCATGCTCAAGGAGGCAGGCGTAATCGAGGCTTCTTCTAACCGGGGCACCATGTACCGGTTGAAAAACATTCTCTGA
- a CDS encoding S8 family serine peptidase, whose amino-acid sequence MRKKGRQQNHAIAALPHGRRWAPLFFLLAFSTLFASYASPGVAGEVDGGSFAQRDKSMKFVPGEVVVTFKEDTPPHMRAQAHRRAPSRAVKRTRSPRMELVKLKKDTSVEAAVAAYRSMPEVYSAQPNYVYYPCETTPTDREFEHLWGLDNRGQRVNFVDGTPDADIDAPEAWDIETGKSDVVIAVIDTGIDYGHPDLADNMWVNAGEIPGNGIDDDGNGFIDDVLGWDFFDDDPDPMDPDGHGTHVAGIAGAEGNNGKAVSGVGWRLRLMALKVGGSAGFFRTIDLTPAIDYATEMGAKVINASWGGDNFDPRSDSILREAIARAGNGGVLFVAAAGNGARNTDLSPFYPASFDLPNIISVTATDQNDELALFSNFGARSVDVGAPGTNILSTYVKRMNIWVDDFDDGEISDWTTGGNNNSWGTTRDLSRSPPFSLGDSPGGNYENDTAAWAKRDIDLSGLSGAVLSGTVRGSSEESLDQLFLQTSRNNQDWFFKKIEVFSDSESFLEDSITGAMDEAWRFFRIDIGSIDGSAGYFRFFFQTNGANTDEGWYLDDLRVTANAESTENDLRYLQGTSMAAPLVSGLAGLLLSSNPDLTPAQVVSLIIAGVDRKEGLSGKVASGGRVNAFNSLTSPVPETPIPSVPQTLTTDWNGGCRIVTTGGGAPGEETGWLLPVLTVFACFLLRRRKDQARHEENP is encoded by the coding sequence TTGCGCAAAAAAGGCCGACAGCAAAATCACGCAATTGCAGCGTTACCTCATGGCCGGAGATGGGCTCCCCTCTTCTTTCTCCTGGCCTTTTCCACCCTCTTTGCATCTTACGCTTCCCCGGGGGTGGCCGGGGAAGTTGACGGGGGATCTTTTGCACAGCGTGACAAGAGCATGAAGTTTGTCCCCGGCGAGGTGGTCGTCACATTCAAAGAGGATACCCCCCCTCACATGAGGGCCCAAGCCCACCGGCGCGCCCCCTCAAGAGCGGTGAAAAGGACCCGGTCGCCCCGGATGGAGCTGGTGAAGCTCAAGAAAGATACGAGCGTCGAGGCGGCGGTGGCCGCATACCGCTCCATGCCCGAGGTTTATTCCGCACAGCCGAACTACGTCTATTACCCCTGTGAGACCACGCCGACTGACAGGGAATTCGAGCATCTCTGGGGGCTCGACAACAGGGGGCAGAGGGTCAATTTCGTCGACGGCACTCCCGATGCCGACATCGACGCACCCGAGGCATGGGATATCGAGACGGGGAAAAGCGACGTGGTCATAGCCGTCATCGACACGGGAATCGATTACGGGCACCCCGACCTGGCAGACAACATGTGGGTAAACGCCGGCGAGATACCGGGAAACGGGATCGATGACGACGGAAACGGTTTCATAGACGACGTCCTGGGATGGGACTTCTTCGACGACGACCCCGATCCGATGGACCCGGACGGTCACGGGACCCACGTGGCGGGAATCGCGGGCGCAGAGGGAAACAACGGGAAAGCGGTCTCGGGGGTAGGATGGAGGCTCAGGCTGATGGCGCTGAAAGTGGGGGGCTCAGCAGGCTTTTTCAGGACAATCGATCTCACGCCCGCCATAGACTACGCAACGGAGATGGGTGCAAAGGTAATCAACGCAAGCTGGGGCGGAGACAATTTCGACCCCCGTTCCGACTCCATTTTGCGGGAGGCCATAGCGAGGGCGGGTAACGGGGGGGTTCTCTTTGTCGCGGCGGCGGGTAACGGGGCGAGAAACACCGACCTTTCCCCTTTTTACCCCGCTTCCTTCGATCTGCCGAATATCATATCGGTAACAGCGACCGATCAAAACGACGAGCTCGCCCTCTTCTCCAACTTCGGTGCACGGTCGGTCGACGTGGGGGCGCCGGGGACAAACATCCTGAGCACCTACGTGAAGAGGATGAATATCTGGGTCGACGATTTCGATGACGGGGAGATTTCCGACTGGACCACGGGGGGCAACAACAATTCCTGGGGCACCACCCGGGACCTATCCCGTTCCCCCCCCTTCTCGCTGGGCGACAGCCCGGGGGGTAACTACGAAAACGACACGGCGGCATGGGCGAAAAGGGATATAGATCTCTCCGGCCTCTCCGGGGCCGTTCTCTCGGGGACGGTGCGGGGCTCCTCAGAGGAATCTCTGGATCAGCTCTTCCTGCAAACTTCAAGAAACAACCAGGACTGGTTCTTCAAAAAAATTGAGGTCTTTTCCGACTCCGAATCATTCCTGGAGGATTCCATTACCGGCGCGATGGACGAGGCCTGGAGGTTTTTCAGGATCGACATCGGCTCGATCGATGGCTCTGCCGGTTATTTCCGCTTTTTCTTTCAAACCAACGGCGCAAATACGGACGAGGGCTGGTACCTCGACGACCTGAGGGTAACGGCAAACGCAGAAAGCACCGAAAACGACCTGCGGTACCTGCAGGGCACATCCATGGCAGCCCCCCTCGTATCGGGGCTGGCAGGCCTCCTGCTGTCGTCGAATCCCGATTTGACGCCGGCACAGGTCGTATCCCTCATAATCGCAGGGGTCGACAGAAAAGAGGGCCTGAGCGGAAAAGTCGCATCGGGGGGAAGGGTCAACGCTTTCAATTCGCTGACCTCTCCCGTTCCCGAAACACCCATACCTTCCGTTCCCCAAACACTTACAACGGACTGGAACGGGGGGTGCCGTATCGTGACGACCGGCGGGGGGGCGCCGGGAGAGGAAACCGGATGGCTCCTCCCAGTCCTCACCGTTTTCGCCTGCTTTTTGCTGCGCAGGAGAAAGGATCAGGCCCGCCACGAAGAGAATCCTTGA
- a CDS encoding YggT family protein: MYVFGYFLNALAKVLSVALNIYMWLIIIRAVISWVNPDPYNPIVRALYSITDPVLNWFRRNIPLVYGGFDFSPIVVLLIIYFLQNSLVPVIAKFSLQFM, from the coding sequence ATGTACGTATTCGGCTATTTTCTCAACGCTCTGGCAAAAGTGCTGAGCGTGGCCCTGAACATATACATGTGGCTGATCATCATCCGCGCCGTCATATCGTGGGTGAACCCGGACCCCTACAACCCGATCGTAAGGGCTTTATACAGCATAACCGACCCCGTTTTGAACTGGTTCAGGAGAAACATCCCCCTGGTATACGGCGGGTTCGATTTCTCTCCCATCGTCGTGCTCCTCATCATCTACTTCCTGCAGAACTCCCTGGTTCCCGTCATCGCCAAATTCTCCCTGCAGTTCATGTGA
- a CDS encoding DUF664 domain-containing protein, giving the protein MKSMIGKLFDELQEVRKGTLAIVEGLEKDDLEKKTGNEWSIAQLLKHLALSELGSIKVVRRLIKKSDVPLPPYPEDESSVTFRSPKQPPGKLICPQVVTPPDRVPADEALTELVQLRESTRETLELLSSVDPTSRTMEHPFFGECNMYEWFSFLVDHERVHQRQIGEAIGRLRESA; this is encoded by the coding sequence ATGAAGAGTATGATAGGCAAACTCTTCGACGAGCTTCAGGAAGTGAGGAAGGGAACCCTCGCGATCGTCGAGGGCCTGGAAAAGGATGACCTGGAGAAAAAAACCGGCAACGAGTGGTCAATAGCCCAGCTCCTCAAGCACCTCGCCCTCTCGGAACTCGGCTCGATAAAAGTGGTGAGGAGGCTGATCAAAAAATCCGACGTGCCCCTGCCCCCCTACCCCGAAGACGAATCGTCCGTCACGTTCAGAAGCCCCAAGCAGCCACCGGGAAAGCTCATCTGCCCGCAGGTGGTGACACCCCCCGACAGGGTACCGGCGGATGAGGCGCTCACGGAACTCGTCCAACTGCGGGAGTCGACCCGCGAGACCCTGGAACTTCTGTCGTCGGTCGATCCCACCAGCAGGACGATGGAGCATCCCTTCTTCGGCGAATGCAACATGTACGAATGGTTCTCTTTCCTCGTGGACCACGAGCGGGTCCACCAGCGGCAAATCGGGGAGGCGATAGGGAGGCTGAGGGAAAGCGCCTAG
- the proC gene encoding pyrroline-5-carboxylate reductase produces MHKLGIIGSGNMGRAILSGIRKGKLLKERDIVCFDKDPAALEKALGEFSVGRCKTVAELVKKSDAVLLAVKPQNLKELSEEIGGKLRDGQTVISILAGKKVSDLTASLGSGIRVIRAMPNTPCLVGKGVTGLFASAGAGDEAKAFALKIFSSLGEAAFFDSEEMIDVVTGFTGSGPAFIFIFIEALADGGVRCGMPRDLALQFAAAMVEGSAALVRETGIHPEQLKEMVMSPGGTTAEGVSVLERGGFRGLAIEAIRASYLKAKSIE; encoded by the coding sequence ATGCACAAACTCGGCATTATCGGCTCGGGCAATATGGGGAGGGCGATCCTTTCGGGAATCAGGAAGGGAAAGCTCTTGAAAGAGAGAGACATCGTGTGTTTCGACAAGGACCCGGCAGCCCTCGAAAAGGCCCTGGGGGAGTTTTCCGTGGGCCGCTGCAAAACGGTGGCTGAACTCGTGAAAAAGAGCGATGCGGTTTTGCTCGCGGTAAAACCGCAGAATTTAAAAGAGCTCTCGGAAGAGATCGGGGGCAAGCTGAGGGACGGGCAGACCGTCATCTCGATCCTCGCCGGGAAAAAAGTGAGCGATCTCACGGCATCACTCGGCAGCGGGATACGGGTGATCCGGGCGATGCCCAACACGCCGTGCCTCGTGGGCAAGGGGGTGACCGGGCTCTTCGCATCGGCCGGGGCAGGCGACGAGGCGAAAGCATTCGCCCTGAAGATATTCTCCTCGCTGGGAGAAGCGGCATTCTTCGACAGCGAGGAGATGATAGACGTCGTCACGGGATTTACCGGATCGGGGCCCGCTTTCATCTTCATTTTCATAGAGGCGCTGGCCGACGGGGGAGTCAGGTGCGGAATGCCGCGGGACCTCGCCCTGCAATTCGCCGCAGCGATGGTGGAGGGATCGGCGGCGCTGGTCAGGGAAACGGGGATCCACCCGGAGCAGCTCAAGGAAATGGTCATGTCCCCGGGGGGGACGACTGCCGAAGGCGTGTCGGTGCTGGAGCGAGGCGGCTTCCGGGGACTCGCCATCGAGGCGATCCGGGCGTCATATTTGAAAGCAAAATCGATTGAATGA
- a CDS encoding DUF3047 domain-containing protein encodes MMLPPSAPPESLSLRTAKQPQPPHDMGSNQLRRRVLTALAALFLTLAFSLSLSGSETRATGFRDDFNDLANWKPYHFANIEKHSTYTTGTDGETTFLRLESDGSASAIMWKDTFNVYEYPFARWRWKIEKVYEKGDARSKGGDDYPVRVYLIFKKRVLFGLVSLPTSLNYVWANRSYDEKIIPNAYTERSMMVLLQEGGQKAGQWITEEVNIVQDYLRAFGKNPPETATIAIMNDSDNTKESSVSYIDFIEILDK; translated from the coding sequence ATGATGCTTCCCCCCTCGGCCCCCCCGGAATCGCTTTCCCTCAGAACAGCCAAACAGCCCCAACCCCCTCACGACATGGGGTCGAACCAGCTAAGGCGGCGGGTTCTCACGGCCCTGGCCGCCCTTTTCCTGACCCTTGCCTTCTCCCTGTCACTCTCGGGATCGGAAACGCGGGCAACGGGGTTCAGGGATGACTTCAACGATCTTGCAAACTGGAAACCCTATCATTTCGCAAACATCGAAAAACACTCGACCTACACGACAGGGACCGACGGAGAGACAACCTTTCTCAGGCTGGAGAGCGACGGCTCTGCGTCGGCGATCATGTGGAAAGATACGTTCAACGTCTACGAGTACCCATTTGCCAGGTGGCGCTGGAAAATAGAAAAGGTCTACGAAAAGGGGGATGCACGGTCGAAGGGAGGAGACGATTACCCCGTGCGGGTGTACCTGATATTCAAAAAGAGGGTTCTGTTCGGTCTCGTCTCGCTCCCCACGAGCCTCAACTACGTCTGGGCCAACCGATCTTACGATGAAAAGATCATCCCGAACGCCTACACCGAAAGGTCGATGATGGTGCTCCTCCAGGAGGGGGGTCAGAAGGCGGGTCAGTGGATAACGGAGGAGGTGAACATAGTCCAGGACTACCTCCGGGCATTCGGGAAAAACCCGCCAGAAACGGCAACGATAGCCATCATGAACGATTCGGACAACACGAAAGAATCCTCCGTCTCCTATATCGATTTCATCGAGATCCTGGATAAATAG
- a CDS encoding patatin: MGTFDNYNMERIIRSMPVVMRKFKRKRKVGCALGSGAARGFASIGVLKALKEMGIVPDLIAGTSMGALVGAFAATDNLETLEEVVFETDWGKIIPFFTDIVFPRNGLIDGKRVESFIKKYTRDMLVKETRVPFRAVATDIITGEEVVLSEGRLIEAVRASISIPGIFAPVHRDGRFLVDGALVNPVPVTVARDMGADIVIAVDVNRYLFEGRKQQQERERANSEVADRTKRGRIRLPGGKILQMERVVSSLGKRFGGVDQQIRGQVSRRKGRQRGPNIIEIMVTSGHIMGFHISRYMLDLYKPDVIIAPRVGHIKLLELHRAKESAVAGYEAAMEQREEIEAVVKRRRKAKTSSRA; the protein is encoded by the coding sequence ATGGGAACGTTCGATAATTATAATATGGAGAGAATCATTCGGAGCATGCCGGTGGTTATGAGGAAGTTCAAAAGGAAGAGGAAGGTGGGGTGCGCCCTGGGCAGCGGCGCTGCGCGGGGTTTCGCCAGCATCGGGGTCCTCAAAGCATTGAAGGAGATGGGAATCGTCCCCGACCTCATCGCGGGGACGAGCATGGGGGCCCTCGTGGGAGCTTTCGCCGCGACGGACAACCTGGAGACGCTCGAGGAGGTGGTGTTTGAGACCGACTGGGGCAAGATCATCCCCTTTTTCACCGATATCGTATTTCCCCGCAACGGCCTCATCGACGGAAAGAGGGTGGAGTCGTTCATAAAGAAATATACCCGGGACATGCTCGTTAAGGAGACCAGGGTGCCGTTCAGGGCCGTGGCCACGGATATCATCACCGGAGAGGAGGTCGTGTTGTCCGAGGGAAGGCTGATAGAGGCGGTGAGAGCCAGCATATCGATCCCCGGGATATTCGCTCCCGTTCACAGGGACGGGAGGTTCCTCGTGGACGGCGCGCTCGTCAATCCTGTGCCGGTGACGGTGGCACGGGACATGGGTGCCGATATCGTCATCGCCGTGGATGTGAACAGGTACCTCTTCGAGGGGCGCAAGCAGCAGCAGGAGAGGGAACGGGCCAATTCAGAGGTCGCCGATAGAACAAAGAGGGGGCGCATCCGCCTGCCCGGGGGAAAAATCCTTCAGATGGAACGGGTTGTATCCTCCCTGGGGAAACGGTTCGGGGGTGTCGACCAGCAGATTCGCGGTCAGGTGAGTCGAAGGAAGGGCAGGCAGCGGGGGCCGAATATAATCGAAATCATGGTCACGTCGGGGCACATCATGGGGTTCCACATCTCGCGATACATGCTCGACCTCTACAAGCCCGATGTCATCATCGCGCCGAGAGTTGGCCATATAAAGCTCCTCGAGCTCCACAGGGCGAAGGAGTCGGCCGTGGCGGGTTACGAGGCGGCAATGGAGCAGCGCGAGGAGATCGAGGCTGTGGTCAAGCGCAGGAGGAAAGCAAAGACCTCCTCGAGAGCATGA